In the genome of Budorcas taxicolor isolate Tak-1 chromosome 7, Takin1.1, whole genome shotgun sequence, the window aGTTTATTAGGACAAAAAAGAGTATAGCACATGTGGGTAGACCTACGGGTGGGCTCAGAGAAAGTCGCACCCTCATCGTAGCTTGAATCACTTTTCTGGggcatttcttccaagttttcttAGGCCAATCACTTTGCTGGGCCTGCTTCTGAGCCcgtatttggtatatctcagggtTCTCCTATGTGCGCAtgtgcatctcttagccaagttGGATTCTAGTGAAGAGGCCTATAGGTGATTGCCTCACTTACTATGAGGTGACAGCTCCATcttttttgacctccaaggagcctttctgcacatgtgtaggCAGGGAGGTTTCCTTAACTTCAAgaatatgtggtcttttatcACTTATCTGGGCAGAGCCCAGCCTCTTCCATCATCCTGCTTAATGGAGTTTCTGTCCACAGGGGAGAAACTGTTCAGCCTGGGGCCATCTATCTCCTAATTAGAAGGATTAATCTTTTTAATAAGTGGCACTGGTACACCTGAATATCCagatacaaatgaatgaaacGGGACCCTTACTTCAGATCAtacacaaaaactaactcaaactGATCAATTTCCTAAATTtaagagttaaaactataaaactcatagaagaaaatagagaaattaatcCTTATGACATAATCTGGCAGTGAATTCTtaaatatgataccaaaagcaagcataacaaaggaaaacataataaaCTGAATTTCATCAAAGTTAAAAATGTTTGTGcatcaaaatatgaaaaacaaccaacaaaatgggagaaaatatttgcaaattatatgtcTGACAGTGATCTAGTATCCAAGATATAGATAGAGAGTTCCTacaactcagcaacaaaaagatAAACTACTCAAGGAAAAAATGAGGAAGAGATTTGGATAGCCATCTCTCCAAAGATGATATATGCagtaaaagatgctcaacatcattataCACCAGtgaaatgcaaaaagataaacaaaattaaaactaggCAAAAcatttgaatagatatttattCAAAGAAGCTCAACAAACGTGTGAGAAGATGTTCAAAATCCTTggtcattaaagaaatgcaaatcaaaaccaatgaGGTATTACTTCatactcactgctgctgctgctgcgtcgcttcagtcgtgtccgactctgtgcaaccccacagacggcagcccaccaggttcccccgtccctgggattctccaggcaagaacactggagtgggttgccatttccttctccgttgcatgaaagtgaaaagtgaaagtgaagtcgctcagtcatgtccaacttgtagcgaccccatggactgcagcctaacaggctcctccgtccctgggattttccaggcaagagtactggagtggcgtgtcattgccttctcataCTCACTAGTATGgctctaataaaaagaaaaaaaaaaaaaagacggtcTCTGATTTCAGCACACAACTGAAAACATAAGCTTTCAGGGCATGTATTGCTTTAAATGCATAATACAACTTGCTGTCAGACCAGatgtatacaaaaacaaaaccacctcCTTTATATAGCCATTGAAACAAAGTACTGTTCTGTTTTAACAAGTCTTTATTGTATTTTGCACTGATTGACACACatctgcttattttaaaaatgatgcttttggtAGTAATGGCTAAGCACAAGTAAGTATTTATAGCTTGATGTTTGTGTATTCTAATCCCCAGTGTTCTTTGATTCCAGGtcttgttgacttaaaaaaaatgcacaacaagacagttgcaagttaagttttttttgaggaaaatgaggactgcagtccaggagacagcacctcagatagctctgagaaactgctctagagaggaaagggagaaggtCAGCATCTATGTGATTGTGGTGAAGGGAGAGTACATGGAGTtaagcacatatttttccagaaggtttctgctagtcaaaaggaacagtcatcaccatgaaggattttggTGCTCTTCTAAATATAAGGAGATACAAGGAttaggctcataaaatcagcCCCTGACAATAtccaactatctgaagacctgtcccaccagttTTTCCCTGAGCACAGTGTCTCATTTCTGctcttcaccctgaactccttttggGGGATGCTGAAAATCAGCCATTGCAgtagcacatgatttaatccttgtagaggcagatggcaagtgccaatctgtagttgacagggcctcctcatGGTCACAATCTCAACCATACTTTGggaggcatttcatgaccattttgtcCCACAGTGCTAGGAAGATTCATTCCTAGGTCTGGTGAAGATTTCACTgataggccactcaatgtgctgttactgaaCTAAGCCTTACCAACAGTAATCAAAAGACTCTGGACCACTTGTCTTCCTAATATGATACGGTTTAGGAAAAATTCCCTTTTGTTGtatcttcccatatctagagttacactattaCAATCACTGATCTCATATAAAACTATGTATTTTTGTCAGAGACTCTGTCACACATTTAGCTATGCAAGAAAAAACAATCTAATCTTGTGAAACAGGCAAAGTATAAATAACATAGCTAGCAGTATTATTAAAATCATAAGTGAAAGTTAAGCCAGAAAATTGCATTAGATGCAGCCCAGCATAtcctcaggtcatctgacttagtctgttCTGTACCAATTTTAATTGGCACTGTCCATAAGCCTCCCAGTCCAGTTTCCTAGTGTTGCTAGGCTGGTTATTCTTAGTATAATTTAATTGTTTCCAAGATAAAAGTGTTAAttgttcaggcatgtctgactttttgcaaccccatggattgtagcctactaggctcctctgtccatgaaattctcctgacaagaatactggagtgggtagccattcccttctccaagggttcttcccaacccatgcattgaaccaggatctcctgcattgcaggcagattctttattgtctgagccaccagggaagcccaattatgaGTGACTCCTTGCAACTGTGGGGACCTTAAAACTTAAATGACCACAGCCTTGTGTTAACCACATAAATCCATCCCATGATTGTGGGAAGTTTTATTCCTTCACTGAAGTTTTCCTTATTGCTCTGATTAAGCTTGAGTAACTTTAGAGGAAAATTCGTATTTATGGCAAAGGTCACAGCAGGTATTATTTATTGGCCAGGTGAGAGGATCCCACCTAGTAATATCAAGAGTGGTTTGACAGGACTGAACTTTCTTTCTTCTAAAGTAAATCTCCTCACAACTAGAGATCCCGCATGCCCCAAGGAAAATCATAtatcccatgtgtcacaactaagacctggtgcagccaaataatttctaaaaaattttaaaacaaggtaAATTTCCTAAGGGTCATCCAGTGAGAGCCTTGGAGTAGAGAAATCCACCAAGGTAATCTGGAAGTACTAAACACAGGTTTTTGGCCATAAATACAACAActggattgatttttttaaaaaaactagcaTAGAATCGTGCCCATGATAGAAAaacatttgatttatatgcaaaggtcCAAGAAGTTAAGGAAACATCAATGATCATATGGATCAGGCCTAGCATCTTAGGTAAGCTGTCTACTTCTGATGTTGTCTTCTTCTTGTCCTGGTGTAGGTGCAGTTTCCTCTGTTTGAATGTCATTTCAAGGTGACTTTGAGGTCAGCAACCCTCTCTGTAGATAAGTCCAATGTAGGGGCCTTCGGAAGTAGGAATTAACCCAAGAGTCTGTTTCTATCAGTTTCACTATGCATGAGTAGTTAAGAGTAcctggggcatccctggtggttcagtggttaggaatctgccttgcaatgcaggggacacacatttgatctctggtttgggaagttcCTAGACGCTGCAAAGCAAGTCTGtctaccacaactactgagtccacgcgctgcaactactgaacccgtgCTCTGTTAACTGGAGAGCAGACACTgcccaccacagctagagaaaacctgcaTGCAGTAatgatgacccagcacagccaaaataagtaCAAGAGTACCTGATAAAAGTCCCCACAGTCTGTTTCAATTCAGCAgtttctacacactaacaatgaacagtctgaaaaggaaattaagaaaaacaattccatttaaaatatcatcaaaaaataaaataaaatacttggaaattaaaGAGATGAAAGACATGTACAGTGAAAACTACAAAAAttgctgaaagaatgaaaaaagatacAAGTGGATGGAAAAtcatcccatgttcatggattggaagacaatATTATTAGGATATCAACACTctccaaaacaatctacagatttaattaaATTCTTATCAAAACCTAATGgcttttttttgcagaaatagaaaaatccatcCTAAGATTCATATGGACTCTCAAGGGACCCCAcgaagccaaagcaatcttgaaaagaaaaataaaattagagaccTCACACGTCCTGATTTCACACCTTATTACCGAGGTAAccaaacagtatggtactggcatgaaGACAGATATATTGATTAGTAGCATtgaaaagatccctggagaagggaatggctacccactccagtattcttgcctgagaaatcccatggacagaggagcctggcaggttacagtccatggggttgcaaaaaaacACAAGttaatgactaaaccactaccaccaccattgAATGGAGAGCCCAGATATAAAACCTGACATAcatggtcaaatgattttcaacaagggtgccaAGTCCATTCAGTGCCTTTTCAAaaaatggtattgggaaaactaTTGACATGCAAAAGTGTTGGGAGGCAGATATATTGAATAATATCCATCGGACTGAGAAAGAACTTTGAGATGAAAAAACGAAGCAGGCAACTCCATAAAGTACAGTTTTAAGTTTATTGTGGGTACTGACATACAGCCATGTTACTTACATAATGCGAGTGTTGTGAATTTACATACAGCCAAGATCCAGAGGCACTCACAGATGCACTCTGAGACGGGGATACCTGAGATTTAAAGTGGTCAAGGCTAAAAACAGAATTTGACTACCAAGTAAGCTGCACATCTGCATCCAAGGGAACCTGGGCTTTTTCCTCCCTGAGGGTCTCATGACCGTTAACCATCTGTGTCAGCAAAAGGTAtccttccagttttctttttttttttccttctagttttcaTATCAGATGAAGGCAAGAGTGAAAGCTGTTAGGTAACTTGTCTGGCTTGGGTACACTTCTTGTGAGTAGAGTAAAGCTCAGTTgtgcagagaggggagggggcaggattGTGGGCCTAAGATGAAACTGACAAAATGGAACCAGTGAGGTTTGGCCACACAGATTGGCAGTTTATTTAGCTGTCCCTGTGATTCTTTGAGTCTGATGACCTGTGTAACTCTCCCATCAATGTAATAATGTGCACTCTCTGTTCCTATCTGTGTGGTTCTGGACactggagggaggcaggcaggagaaGGGCTATGTTTACATGCCTCTCCCCACTCCTCTTCAGGTCCCCGTTGAGGCATATCTAGATCCCTTATGGATGTGACTGCCTTCTTGATGTGGCCAAGAAGGAACCCTTAGAAGGAACAGTCCCTCTTAGTTGATGTCCTGGGTCTCTGAGATAATGTGGTTCAGCGGACATATACTGTTAATTGCCGTGTGCAGGGGTCCAAAGAAGCTGTGAAGGGTCTAAGATGTTATCCTGTTTGCAAATCAAAGAACAATCATACATTTGTATATTAACGTAATTGCTAAATCTctggttcagagaagttaaattacAGCATCTTGCATCAGTTCCCCATTCTCAAGCTTCCCCGTTATTACCGGACAGAGTGAAAATCAGTGTACCTTTGTGGGCAGAGGGGCTCTACACTACAGGAGAGCAACCCTGAAATTATAAACCTCAGAGCTTAGGTAGAATGAGTGGCATAGCTGTCTTTCCTCACTGGAGTAAGAATAAGTAAGAATAAGTAAATGGCTCCGGGTTTTATTACCTTGGAGAGAGAGCAGCTGGCTCCTGGAAAATGCACCAGAGAGGAAACATTCAGTATCCTTCCAGGCATGTTTACCATTCAAACATCCTTTAACACAGGTTCTAGTAATCTGTTCAGAAAACCTCGAATGGCAGGGAAACCCTTGGTTCTCCCACACAGCCCTAGACATGCTTCCCTATCCCTTCTGCCCCCGCAGTTCTTTTCTATGGTGGGGCGGTACGGTTTCTAGCAAGTTAGGATGAAGGAAGTTAAGTATAATGGATTCCCTGCCCAGCAGTGTGCCCAGTAAACATCTGCTGAGTGAATGACACGGATCTGCTATTTAAGATTTTAATAAGGATGGGGCAGAAGGCTGGTTGGTTGAGATGTCCTGGCGAGGGTCTCCCGGAGCCAGGGCGATCTGAGCCAATTCATTCCTCTCCCAGCTCTTCCCCCGTCCTTACGCGAAGCCTCGGGCTCCTTGAAGCAGCGCCAGGGTTCCTGATACCCCCATGGTCAAGGCCGAACGCGCACAGGCTGGGACCACGCCGGAGATCATCGGGTCGTCTTGGTGCTGGAGGGCTCCAGGGTCCAGAAAGGGATTTCCGTCCAGAGTCAGGTCATTTACCTCGGGCAGCTCGTCTCGCCGCGGCTCCCTGCTTAGCTTGTTGCAGCTGAGATCAAGCACGCTGAGCTTGGGCGGCAGTCCTTTAGGCACTTGCTCCAGCCCAGCGAACGACAAATTGAGAGAGCTTAGTGCACTGGGCCAGACACATCGGGTAGCGCCCGGGGCGGTGGCGCGCAGCGAGTTGTGGCTGAGGTCCAGGCTTTGGGGCTGCACCCTCGCTGCCGCCAGCGCCGCGCACACTTCGCTCGGCGTCTCCATCCCCGCGTTGCGTAGCGCTAGATATTGGAGGGCCGGGAACTTGTTCGGACAGAGAGCCGCCATCAGCCCGCTGTCGCCGAGACTGGGATTGTCAGACAGGTCTAGGGTGGTGAGCGCCTCGAAGGTGGAGAGCCCTGCGCACGGAAAGGCAAGCGAGTGTGCTTGGGCAATGTTCAGCGCCCTGAGCCCAGGCTTGAGCCACTGCTGCAGTTCGCCGAGCCAGGCACCTCCTGTTGCCCACGATACGTTACGGAGACTGAGGGTGGTGAGGGCAGGCCCAGTGGCTTCCAGAGGCGTCGGGGGCGTTGGGCCAGTTACCTCCAGGTCCTCAAGCGTCAGTTCCTTGAGACGAGAGTACCCGAGCGCGCGCAGAACGGCGACCAGAAGCTGAGCAGGAACCTGTGCAGCGCCCAGCTTGAGTCGCCGAACGCGCAGAGCCTTGATTGTGTCAGCATACTGCTTCGGGTCGGTGTTGGCTCCCTTGAGAAACTGGTCCAGGCTGTGGCCACCGCCACGGATCTCCACCTCGACGGCAACCATACACTGAACGGCGCTAGACCAGTCAGGCTTCGGATCCGTGAAGTTGCAGACACAGCGGAAATCGTCGTCGTCCAGCTCGCAGGGCTCTGTCGTGTCCGCAGACACACGCAGcagtggcggcagcagcagcagcagcaggcagggcaCGCACACCTGGAAAGACAGCGGAGGTCAGGGCGGCCCAAGCCGGTTCCTAAGGTTCCCCCGAGAGCCCACGCTTCCGCCCGGAGAGCATACTCTCACCATAGTCGGTAGATCCTCAGaggctctgcctctctctctggtTGTCGGCTGGACTGTGGCTTCTTTCCTTTACAGTGGCTCACGCCGGCTTCCAGGCTCCACAAACCTGTCTTTATTCTTTGGAAGCCTCTGAGAGTTTATGTAACCTTGTGATGTCGCTCTGCTCCCCCTTCTTTGAACCCTGTCACTCCCCACGTTTTTTCCTCCCAGCCACCCCATTCGCTACTCTTCCTGGAAATTTCGCAATGAAGTATGTTGCCAGGAGAGGGGCTACAACAGGAAGGATCTTGCGAGGCCTCTATTCCTCTGACCCAGGCAGTGCCCAGATGACTCAGATGCCCCCAGGCTTGTTTGGGTTGGAGAAAAGGAGATCCCCAGTTCCTCAGGCCAGGATTCTCAAtgtcccctgcccccatcccagtGATTCAGCCTGGATACTTTCCATAACTTTTCCCTAGTCTTGGTGGTTTTTATTAACTTCCTGTCACCCAAATTCAACTCCCTGAATATCCTCAGATATTTAACTGGATATTTTGTGGAAGAGACTGCAAACTTCATTTATTGACTCCAAGGGCTAGTTCGAGAGAAGGAAGTTGGTCTAAAGAACAGCTTCCCCCCAcgtccttttttgttttgtgctGACTTGttctttaaatgt includes:
- the CD14 gene encoding monocyte differentiation antigen CD14; the encoded protein is MVCVPCLLLLLLPPLLRVSADTTEPCELDDDDFRCVCNFTDPKPDWSSAVQCMVAVEVEIRGGGHSLDQFLKGANTDPKQYADTIKALRVRRLKLGAAQVPAQLLVAVLRALGYSRLKELTLEDLEVTGPTPPTPLEATGPALTTLSLRNVSWATGGAWLGELQQWLKPGLRALNIAQAHSLAFPCAGLSTFEALTTLDLSDNPSLGDSGLMAALCPNKFPALQYLALRNAGMETPSEVCAALAAARVQPQSLDLSHNSLRATAPGATRCVWPSALSSLNLSFAGLEQVPKGLPPKLSVLDLSCNKLSREPRRDELPEVNDLTLDGNPFLDPGALQHQDDPMISGVVPACARSALTMGVSGTLALLQGARGFA